In Solanum pennellii chromosome 3, SPENNV200, a single window of DNA contains:
- the LOC107014099 gene encoding uncharacterized protein LOC107014099, with the protein MDKMWLKYSNSNDKNEELILLKEEEEERLLSQCDLPNNNEENQTTLASVTTQDQEFDFCSRVGDSFLKNSTMCTADEVFFQGQILPLSDIDVRGGLTVSNEASLTEYPSQDIRTGSMKHGDHSIGITNSSINSSITKSLCSSSNEPQIRNPFHSQPSPTPQIRFSKITNINSWNRKSTMWSLFRVGLVTIPEIALQDLKIRRNKNSNNSKNNNIDNRMRSLQRKKAFLGSCKCSVEIVPSKVVTINKGNTNCKRAGQSDAQNILCL; encoded by the exons ATGGACAAAATGTGGTTGAAGTACTCTAATTCTAATGACAAAAATGAAGAGTTAATTCTTcttaaagaagaggaagaagaaagattATTATCACAATGTGATTTGCCTAACAATAATGAAGAGAACCAAACAACTCTTGCAAGTGTAACAACACAAGATCAAGAATTTGATTTTTGCTCACGTGTTGGTGactcctttttaaaaaattcaacaatgtGTACAGCAGATGAAGTTTTCTTCCAAGGCCAAATTTTACCTCTAAGTGACATCGATGTTAGGGGCGGACTTACAGTATCCAACGAAGCGAGTTTAACTGAATACCCTTCACAAGATATAag GACAGGGTCCATGAAACATGGTGACCATTCAATTGGGATAACAAATTCAAGTATTAATTCTTCCATTACAAAGTCTCTATGTTCCAGCTCGAACGAGCCTCAGATTCGAAATCCATTTCATTCTCAACCAAGTCCGACACCTCAAATTCGATTTTCAAAGATTACAAACATCAATAGTTGGAATCGAAAATCGACCATGTGGAGCCTTTTTCGTGTTGGCCTAGTGACAATACCAGAAATAGCATTACAAGATCTTAAAATTCGACGTAACAAGAATTCAAACAATAGCAAAAATAACAACATTGACAATAGAATGAGATCTCTTCAAAGGAAAAAGGCATTTCTGGGAAGCTGCAAATGTTCAGTTGAAATAGTACCGTCAAAAGTTGTTACCATAAACAAAGGAAACACCAATTGTAAAAGAGCAGGACAGTCAGATGCACAAAACATTTTGTGTTTATAG